The Salmo salar chromosome ssa04, Ssal_v3.1, whole genome shotgun sequence genomic sequence aggaatgagcgttacaccgaggcctgtactctggagcaggatcgaggtggagggtccgtcacggtctgggacggtgtgtctcagcatcattggactgagcttgtcattgcaggcaatctcaacactgtgcgttacagggaagacatcttcctccctcatgtggtacccttcctgcaggctcatcctgacatgaccctccaacatgacaatgccaccatactgctcattctgtgcgtgatttcctgcaagacaggaatgtcagtgttctgccatggccagcgaagaacccggatctcaatcccattgagcacgtctgggaactgttggatcggagggtgaggactagggccaccacccccccaccctttgttcagggacacattattcaatttctgttagtcacatgtctgtggaacttgttcagtttgtctgttgttgaatcttgttatattcattcaaatatttacacgttaagtttgctgaaaataaacacagttgacagtgagtggacgtttcttttttttgctgagtttactaccAACCGTAATGTAACAATCCCTCTCACCTGAGAATGAATGCACCACGATGCCACGCAGCCTTTCTGCCCCTGCCTCCCATTTTAAAGATGTTAACCAGTCATAGGGCGCTTCAGTGCGTCTgaattctctctttcctctgcctAGGCTCCAGTGTGCCCTCGCcctcactcccctcctcctccaactTCAGACCGGCGTTCAGTGATTTCGGCCCCCCGTCGATGGGCTTCGTTCAGGTAGGACTGAACAGCCTGATCCTCAGCTCCAACTGCTTTAACTAGTGCCTATGCTATTTTAGAAAGTCATGTTAAATATCATGTGATGTTATTCAGGGTATTATATCAATAGGGTCCAGGTATCACTAACAACAAATACAAAGCAGATGGTCATTACTGGTCAATTTAATTGTACGTTTATTTGCATTTCTGTCGATTCGTCATGGTAATTATCCCCGTATCTCTACTCTGTGTAAAATGATTATATCTTGTTCAGGGTCAATTCGGAGTTCTAGTTGTTTTTGCTCTTTTACAGCATATGACCTTTGTCTcgtatccccccccccctctcacacacacagccagtgaaagtgtCTCAGGGCTCAACCTACAGCGAGCTGCTGTCAGTCATCGAGGAGATGAGTCGCGAGATCCGCCCCACCTACGCCGGGAGCAAGAGCGCCATGGAGAGGCTAAAGAGAGGTACTGCAGCCAGCCCGGCTAAACGCCTAGGCCGTAAATATCCTCCCGAAGCATGGATCAAAGGTTGTGGTTATATTGACATAGGATGTTTATCAGTACTCCATAGACGTTACTTTCCTTTTCCCTAACCACAGTGCACATACCCAGCAAGCAGACAGTAAGCACATTAATATTATTGGCATAAACACAGCTATAAGAAATTAACATAAGGCAGTGGGTGAAAGCAATCAGCAACATTGCATGGCAGCAGCAGCACACCTAAATCATTGAAATAAACCAAATGGTATGTTCCAAGGCTTTCTGCATTCAATAAAACCATCAACAAGCTGTCATCCAGTCAATCGTCAAAGTTTAAATCCACCAAGTTCAATTAGCAAAATAAAAGCCAGTCCAATCTGACATTGTCCTTTAAATCCAAAGATTCCTAAATTATGTTCAATTCATGAAACGTAAATGTTATGCACAAAATGAAAATGGGAAATTCCATGGTAACGGAATTACGCTGCGACTAAGATTTCACTTTAACATGGATACCAAACAAAAACCATCAtttttgtatggtttgttaaactttgaaatcagtgttttttgtttggcatacattttaaagtgaaatatCGGAGTCTCGTCGTAATtccgttactgtggaattgccccaAATGCAGGACACATCAAAAATAATGAATTAACCACTACTTGGTGATGAAAGGTAGTCATAGTATTTGAGATGGTCAGTCCAGAAATCCCTATTCCAAGGCTTGTAATCCCAAGGAAAATGTTTATCTTATGAATAATTACTGAAGTAAATGCTTTTCAATGAAACAAACATTTAACCCATGCTTCTCACACGACGGCCATTTTGTTCTCTACTCGCATGGTGATCTGGgctccttgggacgtccctaccctaaaccctaaccttaacacatTTCAACTTCACTGAGGTGACAGTTAGTCCCAAGGATCCCATTTTTCCCTATTCACATGGCACCAATACTTAGTGACATGATTTTACCAATCAACGAAATGTAACAAACCAAAAAATACCAGAAGGTCAGAAATGATGGCACGTCTTACACAGGTAGGCCTACTTATTCCATATGAGTTTACCTGGAAATACCTGCATTTGAATTCACATTCAGGTTAAATGTGGAAATCTCCACACATGAAGTAAAAGTTATAAATCCCAACTTGTGATGTTGTTGATCTGTCTTCTAGGTATCATTCACGCGAGGGCGCTGGTCAGGGAGTGTCTGGCAGAGACGGAGAGGAGCGCTCGCACATAACCCTTTGCAGAATCCCCCCGTCCCTCGTCTCTGTACAGGCCTCATGTGTCACGTCTTCGTTATCCTGACTGAACTTGTAACCTTCCCTTGTTCCATTCCCTCTTCCATGTAGCCTCTCACGTCGCCTATGGGGTGTGTTCAGAATGTGTAACACATTTTGCAGTTGTAGGACAGTTCGCTCTCAGAACATTCTGTAACTTATATGGGTTTCATAGGCACCACGAGGGCCTGGTAAATATTGTCTGATTCGTGTTGTCCAGTTCAGGTAGATTATTGAAAACTACGCCATAATGAAATGTCTGAGTTTGATACTCAATCTTTCTCTTAGCTGCTATACTGACACCACTTAACCAAAGGTTCAATTACCCATTGTTTTACAGTAAGCAACActtaagccttgttcacactgcaggccttaatgctcaaatcagttttgttttttcaaatccgttttgcaatactgactgtccaaacagcaagttaaGTGACCAAATCAGAGGTGTGTGTtgacagcagtcatttgctgacatggctgTGCTAGTTGTCATACTAATGAGGGTTGTGTGCGCGCAGTGGTGTTGgtgcttcctatcactcagaagttatgtagcaagcgAAGGTGACAATGCCTGCAATGAAcatttcccagttgctttgaatgttcaaaatcatagtgtaagaacacTTTAAAAGCCTCAGGTTAAGATACTTTCAAAACAAGTGTTGTTTGGCTAGACACAGCAGTCAACTAACTAGGTAGCTGTTTATctttctagcacattcactcATTTATTTGTAAACGATTAATAAGCTAGTTAGTTGGCAcgttcttgtcaaactgtcaagtgtagctagcaagcaacaagatatgccaaataaGTTTTTAAAAAACACTTGAGGGCAAATCAATCAGATTTGACCATTCAGACAAGTCTaatggccaggaatcagatttgtaggTGGCTTAAAATATCCTATTCCATGTGCTATTTGactgttcagactgcaggaaaaatgTTTTGAAtcggatatgcaaaaaaaaaaatggatttgatgtgaacaaggctttacagGATCTTGAAAATACCCAGTGCTCTGTTCCACATGCTACCACCCTacacacatcaaatcaaactttatttgtcacatgcactgaatacaacctttctgtgaaatgcttacatttCCTGCTGTCATAGTACCCTCTATTTGCTGCATACAGTCAAGCTTTCCTTGCCCTTCATCCTCCACCCAATTAACTATTACCTCCCTATACACCTGAAATCAATTTTGTTAGTATGGTAATTTTGTAAACCCAATTTTTGCAGTTCTGTACTTCAAAAATTGAATAAAATGAAAAGTTTTCCAATTAAAAAAGCGAGTGTTTGTTTCATTTGTATACAGTGCACAGGTTGGttacaccttaattggggaggtaATGTCTGGAGTGCAATGCGTGGGATGATATCAAACACACGATTAACATGTTTGATGCCATTTAgtttgctctgttccagccattattgtgagccgtcctcccctcagcagcctcctgtgatgtaGTGCCTGTAGAAAGTCTACACGCCCTTGAACTTTTCCCATGTTGTCAGTGCCtgtttcatgcatttaaaataaGCATTTTTTTGCCCACATATCTACACCCCATATTCTACACATTTAAGGCACATTTTTGTGTTAAGAAAAATATAATTGGATAAGTCTCCACCCccgagttaatacttggtggaagcacctttggaagcaattacagctgtgagtctgttTTGATAGGTCTCTACCAACTTTGCACACCTAGATTTGACAATGTCTGACCATTCTTTACAAAACTGTCCAAGCTCTGGCAAGTTCTCTGGGGAACGTTGGACAGAAATCTTAGTCATGCCACAAATTATTGATTGGATATAGGTCagtgctctgactgggccacttaaggacttGAACTTTTTATTCCTTAGCCACTTCATTGTAGCATTGGCTATGCGCTtcaggtcgttgtcatgctgaaaggtgaacATCTGTCCCAGTTTAAGCTTTCTTGCAGAGGGCAGCATGTTTTCAAGGACTTTTCTGTGCTCATTTTCTGTTCTATCCTGATAAGTCCCTGACGATGAGAAAcatccccataacatgatgctgccaccaccatatgTGTTGGGTCTGCGACAAATGTAacactttgcatttaggccaaaaagttacattttagTTTAGTCAGACCACAAAACCCTTTGCCACAGCTACAATCTCTTGTGTTTTTTTACATACTTCAAGATGGGCTTCTTTGAGTAACGGCTTCCTTCTTGCCACCCTACGATACATGACCAGTCTTGGCCAGAAAAGCCTGTTGCTCTTTCAAAGTTTCCATCGGACTCCAGGTAGCCTCTCTGATCAGTCATCCATATTGGAGGGCAGCCTGATCTAGGCAGGGTCTTGGTGGTGCTATACACCTTTCACTTGTTAATAATCGTCCTGACCATGCTCCATGGGATATTCAAGGCCTCTATTCAAGGTCCCGGAGTTCATTTGAAAGCTCATGGTTGAGTGTTTGCTTTGCAATTCACTACCGCTCAGAGGGAACCTGCAGGAACTGCTAAATTTATCCTGAAATCATGTGAATCACTacaatttaacacaggtggaggCCAGTTAACTTGGTGTGTGATTTTGAAGGTGATTGGATACACCGGAGCTAATTTAGGATTGCTATTACAAGGGAGGTGGATGCTTATCCAAGCAAGCTATCAGTTCACAATTTTTGattttcaaaaatatatttttttcacttgGAAGTTGTGGGGTAGGATGCGAAGATCACTggataaaaaaaagcattttaattCCAGGCTATAAGGCAACAAAAGGTGAACATTTTAAAAGGGGGTGTAAACTTTCTatagggactgtgtgtgtgtgtgtggagatattGATGAAGGGGGTGAGCGTGCTCACACGTAAACATGGGGTCGCGGGTGGGTACCACTAGGAACACAGTAAGAGTTGCACCTCTTTATTTGGCTTCTCAGTCATAACATAACAGCAAAAGATGGCTGCAAAAAGCACTCCTCGCTGTCCCGCCGTAGACATTTTATAGAAGGCATGATaagtagcctggttaaaccaggttGAACACTGCTCACCAATGAAAACAATGTTGAGTGTAGCATTTACTCTGCTTCAACCAGGCTAGATAAGAACACCAATTTCATACAACTGACACTTGAGTCAAGTCATGGTGACCCTTTGATACAATTTTCACAAATACAAGGGACAAATGAGTTAAATGCTGGTATGACGAGATGTGTCAGTCGTTTGATGTGCAAACCTAGGAAAATGGGCCCTACAGAAGAGGCTCTCTTGACCTTCTACTTGATGCTTGCCAGTGAGTCATCGCCCCGGTTCCATCTCTAACCTTTCAGTGACTATTGGAGGCCTGGAAGGAGTAGTCTAAGTCGAGCCTCCGCCATATTGCCTTTCCCTATCCAGTCCTTTCAGTTCGTTGAACACAGGAATGAGCTAGGGGCCAAAATGATGGCCACTATCAAAATTACACTCACTGATGCCAATGACTTGGCAAATCATTAGCTCTGTTCGACTGACCAAAAGGCAAGTGGGGTTGGGGTGGTGGTTGAGTTGAGAGCAAAACAGTCCATTACAAATATCTTATCTTAAAATATACAGGACTACAAAGGACACAGATTAGCAAATGAAATGTAATACGTcaaaataacataacaataatagATACAAGTGAAGATAAAAGTAAATAACTTGGGATAGTCATATATAGAACATTAATAAGGGTAAATAAGAAAGGGGTGAACAAGAGGGAAATGGTGGAGACTGCTCTAGTGTCCACACATATCATATATCTTATGATTGTCTCCTAAGTTGACATCCCAGTCATACTGCCAGAAGTGGAGGATCTCCTGCGTATTCCTGTGCTTTCGCTGCGTGTGTGATGTAACTGGCTGTTTGCGGTAGGGGAAAGCTGAACTTTGAAAGTCTGTTGGTGTGGAGGGTACATTTGTTTGGATGTGTAACGTCGTTCTATAAAAGATAAAATTGAATCTAGAAGGAGAATATGTGCCATGCGAGTGGCGTGTGGGTTTTGAGGGCATTGCGAAAGTGATATTTCATGGGGAAACTGAATATGGCTTTGATGTGTGGATAAAACTAAACGTGTCAGCAATGTGTCCACAACTGCTCCTCCGCTCTTCTTTATAACAAAAATAAACGTCTTCTTAATTCAACCCTAAAAGAGTGCATAACACAGTGTTAGACATTCAAAAAGTACAACATTACATAATTAGTCATTCAAAACTAATAAGGGATG encodes the following:
- the LOC106602686 gene encoding cyclin-dependent kinase 2-associated protein 2 isoform X2 codes for the protein MSYKPIAPAPSGSNHTPPGSSVPSPSLPSSSNFRPAFSDFGPPSMGFVQPVKVSQGSTYSELLSVIEEMSREIRPTYAGSKSAMERLKRGIIHARALVRECLAETERSART
- the LOC106602686 gene encoding cyclin-dependent kinase 2-associated protein 2 isoform X1 — protein: MAAWSSSQGPSPPVKLYKHRVDGTDGASSYGEVRSDITMSYKPIAPAPSGSNHTPPGSSVPSPSLPSSSNFRPAFSDFGPPSMGFVQPVKVSQGSTYSELLSVIEEMSREIRPTYAGSKSAMERLKRGIIHARALVRECLAETERSART